The Bubalus kerabau isolate K-KA32 ecotype Philippines breed swamp buffalo chromosome 16, PCC_UOA_SB_1v2, whole genome shotgun sequence genome includes a region encoding these proteins:
- the SEPTIN5 gene encoding septin-5, whose product MDSLAAPQDRLLEPLLSPRTQAQRRLKDVDKQYVGFATLPNQVHRKSVKKGFDFTLMVAGESGLGKSTLVHSLFLTDLYKERKLLSAEERISQTVEILKHTVDIEEKGVKLKLTIVDTPGFGDAVNNSECWKPITDYVDQQFEQYFRDESGLNRKNIQDNRVHCCLYFISPFGHGLRPVDVAFMKALHEKVNIVPLIAKADCLVPGEIRKLKERIREEIDRFGIHVYQFPECDSDEDEDFKQQDRELKESAPFAVIGSNTVVEAKGQRVRGRLYPWGIVEVENQAHCDFVKLRNMLIRTHMHDLKDVTCDVHYENYRAHCIQQMTSKLTQDSRMESPIPILPLPTPDAETEKLIRMKDEELRRMQEMLQKMKQQMQDQ is encoded by the exons ATGGACTCGCTGGCAGCGCCCCAGGACCGCCTGCTGGAGCCGCTGCTCTCGCCGCGGACCCAGGCCCAGAGGCGGCTCAAG gacgTCGACAAGCAGTACGTGGGCTTCGCCACGCTGCCCAACCAGGTGCACCGCAAGTCTGTGAAGAAGGGCTTCGACTTCACGCTCATGGTGGCCG GGGAGTCAGGCCTGGGGAAGTCCACACTGGTCCACAGCCTCTTCCTGACCGACCTCTACAAGGAGCGGAAACTGCTGAGTGCCGAGG AACGCATCAGCCAGACAGTTGAGATCCTAAAACACACGGTGGACATtgaagagaagggggtgaagctgaagctcaccATCGTGGACACACCGGGCTTCGGGGACGCCGTCAACAACTCTGAGTG CTGGAAGCCCATCACCGACTATGTGGACCAGCAGTTCGAGCAGTACTTCCGGGACGAGAGCGGCCTCAACCGCAAGAACATCCAGGACAACCGGGTGCACTGCTGCTTGTACTTCATCTCCCCTTTCGGGCACGG GCTGCGGCCGGTGGACGTGGCCTTCATGAAGGCCCTGCACGAGAAGGTGAACATCGTGCCCCTCATCGCCAAGGCCGACTGTCTCGTCCCAGGGGAGATCCGGAAGCTGAAAGAGCGG ATCCGGGAAGAGATCGACAGGTTTGGGATCCACGTGTACCAGTTTCCTGAGTGCGACTCGGACGAGGATGAGGACTTCAAGCAGCAGGACCGGGAACTGAAG GAGAGCGCACCCTTCGCTGTTATCGGCAGCAACACGGTGGTGGAGGCCAAGGGGCAGCGGGTCCGGGGGCGTCTGTACCCCTGGGGGATCGTGGAGG TGGAGAACCAGGCGCACTGCGACTTCGTGAAGCTTCGCAACATGCTAATCCGCACGCACATGCATGACCTCAAGGACGTGACCTGCGACGTGCACTACGAGAACTACCGCGCGCACTGCATCCAGCAGATGACCAG CAAGCTGACGCAGGACAGCCGCATGGAGAGCCCCATACCCATCCTGCCACTGCCCACGCCCGACGCTGAGACTGAAAAGCTCATCCGGATGAAAGATGAGGAG ctaAGGCGGATGCAAGAGATGCTGCAGAAAATGAAGCAGCAGATGCAGGACCAGTGA
- the GP1BB gene encoding platelet glycoprotein Ib beta chain translates to MLVNVEEGVRMVCAPRERGAGSSVGRQPGDSALSALAARPLGYFWRGGRVVVGSAGAPGPGRGGAGRPYRPVLRPPPRAPELVRWPTSRHGLRQSGSGQTRRTLPAGGRVERLAGGGIAQDPAGRAHRGASLPGLRGALSLLLLLLAPPGRSAAGCPAPCRCAGTRVDCGRRGLTWASLPAVFPPDTTELVLTGNNLTALPPGLLDALPVLRAAHLGANPWRCDCHLVPLRAWLAGRPERELYRDLRCAAPPALRGRLLPYLAEDELRATCPPGALCRGALAAQLLLLVLGLLHALLLALLLCRLRSLRARATRRRPLSEPLAAERATPEPSDWR, encoded by the exons ATGTTGGTGAACGTCGAAGAGGGTGTCCGCATGGTCTGTGCGCCCCGGGAGCGAGGGGCCGGAAGCTCGGTCGGCCGGCAACCTGGCGATAGCGCTCTATCTGCGCTGGCGGCTCGACCTCTGGGTTATTTCTGGCGGGGTGGCCGCGTTGTGGTCGGTTCGGCAGGCGCACCAGggccggggaggggaggggcggggcggcctTATCGCCCGGTCCTGCGACCACCGCCCCGAGCTCCAGAGCTGGTCCGGTGGCCGACCTCTCGCCATGGGCTTCG TCAGAGCGGTTCGGGCCAGACCCGGAGGACCCTTCCAGCCGGCGGGCGGGTGGAAAGGCTCGCGGGCGGTGGCATCGCCCAGGACCCCGCGGGTCGGGCTCACCGCGGCGCTTCCCTTCCAGGGCTGCGCGGGGCGCTGagcctgctgcttctgctgctcgCGCCGCCGGGCCGCTCGGCCGCGGGCTGTCCCGCCCCGTGTCGCTGCGCAGGTACACGCGTGGACTGCGGGCGCCGCGGGCTGACGTGGGCCTCGCTGCCGGCCGTCTTCCCGCCGGACACGACCGAGCTGGTGCTGACCGGCAACAACCTGACGGCGCTGCCGCCCGGGCTGCTGGACGCGCTGCCGGTGCTGCGCGCCGCGCACCTGGGCGCCAACCCTTGGCGCTGCGACTGCCACCTGGTGCCGCTGCGGGCCTGGCTGGCCGGCCGGCCTGAGCGCGAGCTCTACCGCGACCTGCGCTGCGCCGCGCCCCCCGCGCTGCGGGGCCGCCTGCTACCCTACTTGGCGGAGGACGAGCTGCGCGCCACCTGCCCGCCCGGTGCGCTCTGCCGCGGGGCGCTGGCGGCGCAGCTCCTGCTGCTGGTCCTCGGGCTGTTGCACGCGCTGCTGCTGGCGCTGCTGCTGTGCCGCCTGCGGAGCCTGCGCGCCCGCGCCACGCGCCGGAGGCCGCTGAGCGAGCCGCTGGCCGCCGAGCGCGCGACCCCCGAGCCGAGCGACTGGCGCTGA